The following are from one region of the Stigmatopora argus isolate UIUO_Sarg chromosome 9, RoL_Sarg_1.0, whole genome shotgun sequence genome:
- the LOC144082515 gene encoding uncharacterized protein LOC144082515, whose translation MRRMAHCLLFILILYGGYAEPPNFSTKTAVVGQSVHLTCLQENELDLMPDSDIFIFWLRLSSGTFPAMFKGSGRKWNSAGIGDHIVAEHANGMFFLIINQVQKSDTAVYYCFKSAKYSPGVTYLSGTFLQVKDSPDAKPSVISVTQTSESPSVTSQCSVLPPLDKQSSRDGGHRVYWFQTSANASHPSFIYNLRHQGQNVSGGPMRKCAFVNSADDSQNYLCAVATCGETLLEKATKSTHAGENSDGSRGASQRWTTVALGAALALSFILMAFLTYKLKTKPSCCCQACPQTQTRDETSNRRDEDALIYSAPTFSAKKRSKRNPTGGELSTYADVRLREC comes from the exons ATGCGGCGGATGGCACATTGTCTCCTTTTCATCCTCATCCTATATGGAG ggtacGCGGAGCCTCCCAACTTCTCCACAAAGACGGCCGTCGTGGGCCAAAGTGTCCATTTGACGTGCCTCCAAGAAAATGAGCTTGATTTGATGCCTGATtcggatatttttattttttggcttcGACTTTCTTCGGGAACCTTCCCTGCAATGTTCAAAGGCAGCGGTAGAAAATGGAATAGCGCGGGCATCGGGGATCACATCGTTGCCGAACATGCCAACGGAATGTTTTTTCTAATAATTAATCAAGTGCAAAAAAGTGACACGGCCGTCTACTACTGCTTCAAATCGGCTAAATATAGCCCGGGTGTGACTTATTTGTCGGGAACATTTCTGCAGGTGAAAG ATTCACCGGATGCCAAACCGTCCGTCATTAGCGTGACGCAAACCAGCGAGAGCCCGTCCGTGACCTCGCAGTGCTCGGTCCTGCCCCCTCTCGACAAGCAATCGAGCAGGGACGGCGGACACCGGGTTTACTGGTTCCAAACGAGCGCAAACGCCTCGCATCCCAGCTTCATTTACAACCTCCGCCatcaaggccaaaatgttagCGGCGGCCCAATGCGGAAATGCGCCTTCGTCAACTCCGCCGACGATTCCCAAAATTATTTATGTGCGGTGGCCACCTGTGGGGAGACTCTACTGGAAAAGGCAACGAAAAGCACCCATGCAG GTGAAAATTCCGATGGTAGCAGGGGCGCTTCCCAAAGATGGACGACGGTGGCTTTGGGTGCTGCTTTGGCTTTGAGCTTCATTCTGATGGCCTTTCTTACGTACAAACTCAAGACAAAACCAAGTTGTTGCTGCCAAG CTTgtccacaaacacaaacacgagATGAAACATCCAACCGG AGAGACGAGGACGCATTGATTTACTCGGCCCCGACCTTTAGCgccaaaaaaagaagcaagCGGAACCCGACCGGCGGGGAATTGAGCACGTACGCCGACGTCAGACTACGGGAATGCTAG
- the LOC144082606 gene encoding uncharacterized protein LOC144082606 gives MRRMARCLLFILILYGGYAEPPNFSTKTAVVGQSVHLTCLRENELDLKSDLNIFIFWLRLSSGTLPQMFIRSVSESNSAGSGDHIIAEHANGMFVLRINQVQKSDTAVYYCFKWTKFKPSVTYLSGTFLQVKDSPDAKPSVISVTRTGESPSVTSQCSVLPPLDKQSSRDGGHQVYWFQTSANALHPSLIYNLRHQGQNLSGCPMRKCAFVNSSDSQNYLCAVATCGEILMESATKSTHAGMAEKKKSKSQ, from the exons ATGCGGCGGATGGCGCGTTGTCTCCTTTTCATCCTCATCCTATATGGAG gGTACGCGGAGCCTCCCAACTTCTCCACAAAGACGGCCGTCGTGGGCCAAAGTGTCCATTTGACGTGCCTCCGAGAAAATGAGCTTGATTTGAAGTCtgatttgaatatttttatcttttggCTTCGACTTTCTTCGGGAACCCTCCCTCAAATGTTCATTCGCAGCGTTAGCGAATCGAATAGCGCGGGCAGCGGGGATCACATCATTGCTGAACATGCCAACGGAATGTTTGTTCTAAGAATCAATCAAGTGCAAAAAAGTGACACGGCCGTCTACTACTGCTTCAAATGGACTAAATTTAAGCCGAGTGTGACTTATTTGTCGGGAACATTTCTGCAGGTGAAAG ATTCACCGGATGCCAAACCGTCCGTCATTAGCGTGACGCGAACCGGTGAGAGCCCGTCTGTGACCTCGCAGTGCTCGGTCCTGCCCCCTCTCGACAAGCAATCGAGCAGGGACGGCGGACACCAGGTTTACTGGTTCCAAACGAGCGCAAACGCCTTGCATCCCAGCTTGATTTACAACCTCCGCCATCAAGGCCAAAATCTTAGCGGTTGCCCAATGCGGAAATGCGCCTTTGTCAACTCCTCCGATTCCCAAAATTATTTATGTGCAGTGGCCACCTGTGGGGAGATTCTAATGGAAAGTGCAACGAAAAGCACCCATGCAGgtatggcagaaaaaaaaaagtcaaagtccCAATGA
- the LOC144082518 gene encoding uncharacterized protein LOC144082518 has protein sequence MTAGLATLWLLSTLAPIGAPKAVAMVTAEMGANVTLLCPHGDRMGEIFYWYKMKAGHSIETIAQGYFGDLSLRDGFKDGKFSGGRGGDVYFLNITRVSKEDEATYTCQAGTSYNMRFIDSTHLLVQDPTQRSFYVRQSPSSEKVEAGQSVTLQCRIVSTGRDAAGCPERRRVYWFKSGSGDSYLHAIYTEGDEEKVNGSCVYRLSKMVRNSSDTGTYYCAVAACGAIVFGQGTHVETRPDLNGVVGIVLGALLASSFILATVLVLW, from the exons ATGACGGCCGGACTCGCCACGCTCTGGCTCCTCAGCACGTTGG CTCCGATCGGAGCGCCGAAGGCGGTGGCGATGGTCACGGCGGAAATGGGCGCCAACGTCACCCTTCTTTGCCCGCACGGCGACAGAATGGGAGAGATTTTTTACTGGTACAAGATGAAGGCGGGGCACAGCATCGAAACCATCGCGCAGGGCTATTTTGGAGATCTTTCCCTTCGAGATGGCTTTAAGGACGGCAAATTCTCCGGTGGGCGGGGGGGCGATGTCTACTTTTTAAACATCACAAGGGTGAGCAAAGAAGACGAAGCCACGTACACCTGCCAGGCCGGGACCTCCTACAACATGAGGTTCATTGACAGCACGCATTTGCTCGTCCAAG ATCCCACACAGAGGTCCTTCTACGTGAGGCAAAGTCCTTCGTCCGAGAAGGTGGAAGCGGGCCAATCGGTGACGCTCCAATGTCGGATCGTGTCGACCGGCCGGGACGCCGCCGGCTGTCCCGAACGACGCAGAGTGTACTGGTTCAAATCCGGATCGGGGGATTCTTACCTGCACGCCATTTACACGGAGGGAGATGAGGAAAAGGTCAACGGCAGCTGCGTCTACCGTCTGTCCAAAATGGTACGCAACTCCTCGGATACCGGCACGTACTACTGTGCGGTGGCCGCCTGTGGGGCCATCGTCTTTGGACAAGGAACTCACGTGGAGACGC GTCCAGACCTGAACGGGGTGGTGGGCATCGTACTCGGCGCCCTGTTGGCTTCCTCCTTCATTTTGGCCACGGTTCTTGTACTCTGGTGA
- the LOC144082517 gene encoding uncharacterized protein LOC144082517, producing MRRMARCLLFILILYGGYAEPPNFSTKTAIVGQSVNLTCLRENEFQVFYFWLQLSSGTFPEVFIGSSRKWNSASIGDHIIAEHANGMFVLRINQVQKSDTAVYYCLKWTKYRPNATYLSGTFLQVKDSPDAEASVISVTRTGKSPSVTSQCSVLPPLDKQSSRDGGHRVYWFQTSANASHPSFIYNLRHQGQNVSGGPMRKCAFVNSSDSQNYLCAVATCGETLMEKATKSTHADGSRCASQIWTTVALGAALALSFILMAFLIYKLKTKPSCCCQACPQTQTRDETSNRRDEGALIYSAPTFSAKKRSKRNATDGEFSTYADVRLRES from the exons ATGCGGCGGATGGCACGTTGTCTCCTTTTCATCCTCATCCTATATGGAG ggtacGCGGAGCCTCCCAACTTCTCCACAAAGACGGCCATCGTGGGCCAAAGTGTCAATTTGACGTGCCTCCGAGAAAATGAGTTTcaggttttttatttttggcttcAACTTTCTTCTGGAACCTTCCCTGAAGTGTTCATTGGCAGCAGTAGAAAATGGAATAGTGCGAGCATCGGGGATCACATCATTGCCGAACATGCCAACGGAATGTTTGTTCTAAGAATCAATCAAGTGCAAAAAAGTGACACGGCCGTCTACTACTGCTTGAAATGGACTAAATATAGACCGAATGCGACTTATTTGTCGGGAACATTTCTGCAGGTGAAAG ATTCCCCGGATGCCGAAGCGTCCGTCATTAGCGTGACGCGAACCGGCAAGAGCCCGTCCGTGACCTCGCAGTGCTCGGTCCTGCCCCCTCTCGACAAGCAATCGAGCAGGGACGGCGGACACCGGGTTTACTGGTTCCAAACGAGCGCAAACGCCTCGCATCCCAGCTTCATTTACAACCTCCGCCatcaaggccaaaatgttagCGGCGGCCCAATGCGGAAATGCGCCTTCGTCAACTCCTCCGATTCCCAAAATTATTTATGTGCGGTGGCCACCTGTGGGGAGACTCTAATGGAAAAGGCAACGAAAAGCACCCATGCAG ATGGTAGCAGGTGCGCCTCCCAAATATGGACGACAGTGGCTTTGGGTGCTGCGTTGGCTTTGAGCTTCATTCTGATGGCCTTTCTTATTTACAAACTCAAGACAAAACCAAGTTGTTGCTGCCAAG CTTgtccacaaacacaaacacgagACGAAACATCCAACCGG AGAGACGAGGGCGCGTTGATTTACTCGGCCCCGACCTTTAGCgccaaaaaaagaagcaagCGGAACGCGACCGACGGGGAATTTAGCACGTACGCCGACGTCAGACTACGGGAATCCTAA
- the LOC144082516 gene encoding uncharacterized protein LOC144082516: MRRMARCLLFILILYGGYAEPPNFSTKTAIVGQSVHLTCLRENKLDFLFFYFWLQLSSGTFPEVFIGSSKKWNSAGSGHHIIAEDANGMFVLRINQVQKSDTAVYYCLKWNIYSPNATYLSGTFLQVKDSPDAEPSVISVMRTGESPSMTSQCSVLPPLDKQSSRDDGHQVYWFQTSANASHPSFIYNLRNQGQNVSGGPMRKCAFVNSADDSQNYLCAVATCGETLMEKATKSTHAGENSDGSKCASQRWTMVALGAALALSFILMAFLTYKLKTKPSCCCQACPQTQTRDETSNRRDEDALIYSAPTISAKKRSKRNATDGELSTYADVRLRES; encoded by the exons ATGCGGCGGATGGCGCGTTGTCTCCTTTTCATCCTCATCCTATATGGAG ggtacGCGGAGCCTCCCAACTTCTCCACAAAGACGGCCATCGTGGGCCAAAGTGTCCATTTGACGTGCCTCCGAGAAAATAAgcttgattttctgtttttttatttttggcttcAACTTTCTTCTGGAACCTTCCCTGAAGTGTTCATTGGCAGCAGTAAAAAATGGAATAGCGCGGGCAGCGGGCATCACATCATTGCCGAAGATGCCAACGGAATGTTTGTTCTAAGAATCAATCAAGTGCAAAAAAGTGACACGGCCGTCTACTACTGCTTGAAATGGAATATATATAGCCCGAATGCGACTTATTTGTCGGGAACATTTCTGCAGGTGAAAG ATTCCCCAGATGCCGAACCGTCCGTCATTAGCGTGATGCGAACCGGCGAAAGCCCGTCCATGACCTCGCAGTGCTCGGTCCTGCCCCCTCTCGACAAGCAATCGAGCAGGGACGACGGACACCAGGTTTACTGGTTCCAAACGAGCGCAAACGCCTCGCATCCCAGCTTCATTTACAACCTCCGCAatcaaggccaaaatgttagCGGCGGCCCAATGCGGAAATGCGCCTTCGTCAACTCCGCCGACGATTCCCAAAATTATTTATGTGCGGTGGCCACCTGTGGGGAGACTCTAATGGAAAAGGCAACGAAAAGCACCCATGCAG GTGAAAATTCAGATGGTAGCAAGTGCGCTTCCCAAAGATGGACGATGGTGGCTTTGGGTGCTGCTTTGGCTTTAAGCTTCATTCTGATGGCCTTTCTTACGTACAAACTCAAGACAAAACCAAGTTGTTGCTGCCAAG CTTgtccacaaacacaaacacgagATGAAACATCCAACCGG AGAGACGAGGATGCGTTGATTTACTCGGCCCCGACCATCAGCgccaaaaaaagaagcaagCGGAACGCGACTGACGGGGAATTGAGCACATACGCCGACGTCAGACTACGGGAATCCTAA